In Rhodospirillum rubrum ATCC 11170, a genomic segment contains:
- a CDS encoding D-alanyl-D-alanine carboxypeptidase family protein, with the protein MLAVVFLLLGLPTQAFAGYASIVVDASTGRVLQARNADMRNYPASLTKMMTLYLLFEAIDNGKYTLESRLPVSKWAANQAPSKLGVAAGTGIKVEHAIKALVTKSANDVAVVIAEALGGTEANFSALMTRKAAALGMSQTTFRNASGLPNNGQMTTARDMAVLSMALIRHFPNHYRFFATQSFRFGNRTITTHNHVVREYPGADGLKTGYIQASGFNVASSAVRNGRRLVAVVFGGQTARARDTQMMALLDEGFATLAREGGSVVQAKRKPDAIASIIKAKEPPAADMGSADDAPMPPAYKPGSLTASVSGGRTQQMALATPMRSSPAPSAKSAPGPRPTPIARTTPVPSKGAAKGDWGIQVGAYAKSAAATAAANKAIGLLAAEARRQVSPVVVQRKSGSGTIYRARLTGLSNEAAARTACATLVRNDHSCLVVAPQK; encoded by the coding sequence ATGCTTGCCGTTGTTTTCCTGCTGCTCGGCCTGCCCACCCAGGCCTTCGCCGGCTACGCCTCGATCGTCGTTGACGCGTCGACGGGCCGGGTTTTGCAGGCGCGCAACGCCGATATGCGCAACTACCCCGCCTCGCTGACCAAGATGATGACCCTTTATCTGCTGTTCGAGGCGATCGACAACGGCAAATACACCCTGGAAAGCCGGCTGCCCGTGTCGAAATGGGCGGCCAATCAGGCGCCGTCCAAGCTGGGGGTGGCCGCGGGGACCGGCATCAAGGTTGAACACGCGATCAAGGCCCTGGTCACCAAATCGGCCAATGACGTGGCCGTGGTTATCGCCGAGGCCCTGGGCGGCACCGAAGCCAATTTCTCGGCCCTGATGACCCGCAAGGCGGCGGCGCTCGGCATGAGCCAGACCACCTTTCGCAACGCCTCGGGCCTGCCCAACAACGGCCAGATGACCACCGCCCGTGACATGGCGGTGCTGTCGATGGCGCTGATCCGCCATTTTCCCAACCATTACCGCTTCTTCGCCACCCAGTCCTTCCGCTTTGGCAACCGGACGATCACCACCCATAACCATGTCGTGCGCGAATACCCCGGGGCCGATGGCCTGAAGACCGGCTATATCCAGGCCTCGGGCTTCAATGTCGCCTCCTCGGCGGTGCGCAATGGCCGTCGTCTGGTCGCCGTGGTCTTCGGCGGACAGACGGCGCGGGCCCGCGACACCCAGATGATGGCCCTGCTGGACGAGGGCTTCGCCACCCTGGCCCGCGAAGGCGGCAGCGTCGTTCAGGCCAAGCGCAAACCCGATGCCATCGCCTCGATCATCAAAGCCAAGGAACCGCCGGCCGCCGATATGGGCTCGGCCGACGACGCGCCGATGCCCCCGGCCTACAAGCCCGGCTCGCTGACCGCCTCGGTCAGCGGCGGACGGACCCAGCAGATGGCCCTGGCCACCCCAATGCGCTCCTCGCCCGCTCCCTCGGCCAAGAGCGCCCCCGGCCCCCGGCCAACCCCCATCGCCCGCACGACGCCCGTCCCAAGCAAGGGCGCGGCCAAGGGGGACTGGGGCATTCAGGTTGGCGCCTATGCCAAATCGGCGGCGGCGACGGCGGCGGCCAATAAGGCCATCGGCCTTCTCGCCGCCGAGGCCCGCAGGCAGGTTTCGCCCGTCGTCGTTCAGCGCAAAAGCGGATCTGGGACCATTTATCGGGCACGGCTGACCGGATTGTCCAACGAGGCGGCGGCCCGCACCGCCTGCGCCACCCTCGTCCGCAACGACCATTCCTGTCTGGTCGTCGCCCCGCAGAAATAG
- a CDS encoding O-antigen ligase family protein codes for MTPNAPPRPSTVVFGGGRDWAALAALAAVPLTAALTHSQLVIPVGLIALLGLVTVALEDRPLSARLPLRSPFLALGALIALWGLLSLGWTPTGKAAPRDAWTVVAIVLGTPLCARLLARPVGEGPWGLMPRVMATVLGLCALLVFIETYSLWGPQVLIQGADAPVAKRVLAMNGVMSVLSLLVWPTALALWIQGRRRWAIGLAVVVALAVARGTSEASLLGLCVGGLAFALALLAPVLVVRLVSWGMAVVMVASPLVIKAVFASGLFTLIAPHLGFSVQHRLLIWRFIADRLAEKPWMGWGIAASRSFQDLRVPTAFHDGALGWVVRDLQIVPIHPHNMPLQLWFELGVVGVVPVLIGLGLLGWRLGKLADGRLATATVAGLLASGLTMAMGTYNLWQGWVLCAAAVAGCLMAGALATGRQGRC; via the coding sequence GTGACGCCAAACGCTCCCCCCCGCCCATCGACCGTTGTTTTTGGGGGGGGGCGCGATTGGGCGGCGCTGGCCGCCCTGGCCGCCGTGCCGCTGACGGCGGCGCTGACCCATAGCCAATTGGTCATCCCCGTTGGGCTGATCGCCCTGCTTGGTCTGGTGACGGTCGCTCTGGAAGATCGGCCGCTATCGGCCCGTCTGCCGCTGCGCTCGCCCTTTCTCGCCCTTGGCGCCCTGATCGCCCTATGGGGTCTGCTCAGCCTGGGATGGACGCCGACGGGCAAGGCGGCGCCGCGCGACGCCTGGACGGTGGTGGCGATCGTTCTCGGCACGCCGCTGTGCGCCCGCCTGCTCGCCCGCCCGGTTGGGGAGGGGCCCTGGGGGCTGATGCCACGGGTGATGGCCACCGTTCTTGGCCTCTGCGCCCTACTGGTCTTCATCGAAACCTACAGCCTGTGGGGTCCGCAGGTGCTGATCCAAGGCGCCGATGCGCCGGTCGCCAAACGCGTTCTGGCGATGAACGGCGTGATGTCGGTGCTGAGCTTGCTGGTTTGGCCGACGGCTTTGGCGCTGTGGATCCAGGGACGGCGGCGGTGGGCGATCGGGCTGGCTGTGGTCGTCGCCCTGGCGGTGGCGCGCGGCACCTCGGAAGCCTCGCTGCTCGGGCTGTGTGTCGGCGGTCTGGCCTTCGCCCTGGCCCTGCTGGCGCCGGTGCTGGTGGTTCGGCTGGTGAGCTGGGGCATGGCGGTGGTGATGGTGGCCTCGCCTTTGGTGATCAAGGCCGTTTTCGCCAGTGGCCTGTTCACCCTGATCGCCCCCCATCTGGGCTTCTCGGTGCAGCATCGCTTGCTGATCTGGCGCTTCATCGCCGACCGTCTGGCGGAAAAACCGTGGATGGGCTGGGGGATCGCCGCCAGCCGCAGTTTCCAGGATTTGCGGGTGCCGACGGCGTTTCACGACGGCGCGCTGGGCTGGGTGGTGCGCGATCTGCAGATCGTGCCGATCCATCCCCATAACATGCCGCTGCAGCTGTGGTTCGAACTGGGCGTGGTTGGGGTGGTGCCGGTGCTGATCGGCCTGGGGCTGCTGGGCTGGCGCCTGGGCAAGCTGGCCGACGGCCGCTTGGCAACGGCGACGGTCGCCGGGCTGCTGGCCAGCGGTCTGACCATGGCCATGGGCACCTATAACCTGTGGCAGGGCTGGGTGCTCTGCGCCGCCGCCGTCGCCGGCTGCCTGATGGCCGGCGCCCTGGCGACCGGGCGCCAGGGCCGGTGTTAG
- a CDS encoding alpha-D-glucose phosphate-specific phosphoglucomutase, with the protein MTVTVLEVPTTPFAGQKPGTSGLRKKVGVFRQPHYLENFVQAVFDSLDGFQGQTLVVGGDGRFHNREAVQTILKMAAANGFGRVLVGRDGLLSTPAASCVIRAHKAFGGIILSASHNPGGPEGDFGIKYNIGAGGPAPEKITDAIFAATASLSRYRTLENAPEVDLGRIGETDLGGMRVVVIDPVADYAALMETLFDMEAIRRLFRDGFTMCFDAMHAVTGPYAHAILEGRLGAPAGTVINGTPLEDFGGGHPDPNLTYAKDLADLMMGDRAPDFGAASDGDGDRNMILGRGVFVNPSDSLAVLAANAELIPGYRGRMTGVARSMPTSRAVDRVAAKRGWECHETPTGWKFFGTLLDAGRATLCGEESFGTGSDHVREKDGLWAVLAWLNIIAARAQTVRQILADHWGNYGRTFYSRHDHEGLDAAKAEALMADLRAAPLLGQTLGGRKVALHDDFAYTDPIDGSTSQGQGIRIEFEDGARIVVRLSGTGTEGATLRLYLERFEPDPAAHDQDAQVALADLIATIRDLTRLKDRFGSEDPTVIT; encoded by the coding sequence ATGACCGTCACGGTTCTGGAGGTTCCAACCACGCCGTTCGCCGGGCAGAAACCCGGAACCTCGGGTCTGCGCAAGAAGGTCGGCGTTTTTCGCCAGCCCCATTATCTCGAGAACTTCGTCCAGGCGGTCTTTGATAGCCTGGACGGCTTCCAGGGCCAGACCCTGGTGGTGGGCGGCGACGGGCGCTTCCATAACCGCGAGGCGGTGCAGACCATCTTGAAGATGGCGGCGGCCAACGGCTTTGGCCGGGTGCTGGTCGGCCGCGACGGTCTGCTGTCGACGCCGGCGGCCTCTTGCGTGATCCGCGCCCATAAGGCCTTTGGCGGCATCATCTTGTCGGCCAGCCATAATCCCGGCGGGCCCGAGGGCGATTTCGGCATCAAATACAACATCGGCGCCGGCGGACCGGCCCCCGAAAAGATCACCGACGCCATCTTCGCCGCCACCGCCTCGCTCTCGCGTTATCGGACGCTGGAGAATGCTCCCGAGGTCGATCTTGGCCGGATCGGCGAGACGGATCTGGGCGGGATGCGGGTGGTCGTCATCGATCCGGTGGCCGATTACGCGGCGCTGATGGAAACCTTGTTCGACATGGAGGCCATTCGCCGCCTGTTCCGCGACGGCTTCACCATGTGTTTTGACGCCATGCACGCCGTCACCGGCCCTTACGCCCACGCCATCTTGGAAGGCCGGCTGGGCGCGCCGGCGGGAACCGTCATCAACGGCACGCCGCTTGAGGATTTCGGCGGTGGCCATCCCGATCCCAATCTGACCTATGCCAAGGATCTGGCCGATCTGATGATGGGCGACCGGGCGCCCGATTTCGGCGCCGCCAGCGATGGCGACGGCGATCGCAACATGATTTTGGGCCGGGGCGTCTTCGTCAATCCCTCCGACAGTCTGGCCGTTCTCGCCGCCAATGCCGAACTGATTCCGGGCTATCGCGGCCGGATGACCGGGGTCGCCCGCTCGATGCCGACCAGCCGGGCCGTTGACCGGGTGGCGGCCAAGCGCGGCTGGGAATGCCACGAGACGCCGACCGGCTGGAAATTCTTCGGCACCCTGCTCGATGCCGGGCGGGCGACGCTGTGCGGCGAGGAAAGCTTCGGCACCGGTTCGGACCATGTGCGCGAAAAGGATGGGCTGTGGGCGGTGCTCGCTTGGCTCAACATCATCGCCGCGCGCGCTCAGACCGTTCGTCAGATCCTGGCCGACCATTGGGGCAATTACGGCCGCACCTTCTATTCCCGCCACGACCACGAGGGGCTGGACGCGGCCAAGGCCGAGGCGCTGATGGCCGATCTGCGCGCAGCCCCGCTGCTTGGCCAGACCCTTGGCGGGCGCAAGGTCGCCCTTCACGATGATTTCGCCTATACCGATCCCATCGACGGGTCGACCAGTCAGGGGCAGGGTATCCGCATCGAGTTTGAAGATGGGGCGCGCATTGTCGTCCGGCTTTCGGGAACGGGAACGGAAGGCGCCACCTTGCGGCTATACCTCGAGCGCTTCGAGCCCGATCCCGCCGCCCATGATCAGGATGCCCAAGTCGCCCTGGCCGATCTGATCGCCACCATCCGCGACCTGACCCGCCTCAAGGACCGCTTCGGATCGGAAGATCCGACGGTCATCACCTGA